Proteins from one Hyperolius riggenbachi isolate aHypRig1 chromosome 2, aHypRig1.pri, whole genome shotgun sequence genomic window:
- the LOC137545288 gene encoding 3-galactosyl-N-acetylglucosaminide 4-alpha-L-fucosyltransferase FUT3-like gives MTCHPSTPKHDLPSSTEPLIILLWTWPRGSRFPLNQCPPEVDSTGCFFTVNRTMYPLAQAVVIHHRDVSQSINELPPMPRPVNQYWIWFNIEPPTHLKNLTIMDNVINLTMSYRTDSDIFTPYGWLEKHNGSENFTVPRKTKLVAWVASNWNSKMKRIAYYEQLKNYIQIDVYGKNHASLPRDEQHYKTLSEYKFYLAFENYNHEDYITEKLWRNSFFSGSVPVVMGPPRKNYERFIVPDSFIHVDDFSSPQELASYLMSLDKDDQKYHQYFNWRSKYSVPKPRRSWVTQYCKVCGAIKVAPPYRTFPSIAEWFK, from the coding sequence ATGACATGCCACCCTTCCACACCAAAACATGATTTACCATCATCTACTGAGCCACTGATAATCCTTCTCTGGACCTGGCCTAGAGGATCTAGATTTCCACTTAACCAATGTCCACCAGAAGTGGACTCAACGGGCTGTTTTTTTACCGTGAACCGTACCATGTATCCGTTAGCACAAGCTGTTGTTATTCACCACAGAGACGTGTCCCAGTCAATAAATGAGTTACCACCAATGCCTCGGCCTGTAAACCAATACTGGATCTGGTTTAACATTGAGCCTCCAACCCACCTGAAAAATTTGACCATTATGGACAACGTCATAAACCTTACCATGTCCTACAGGACAGATTCCGATATTTTTACCCCTTATGGATGGCTGGAAAAGCATAATGGATCAGAAAATTTTACAGTTCCCCGTAAAACAAAACTTGTGGCTTGGGTAGCTAGTAACTGGAATTCAAAAATGAAAAGGATAGCATATTATGAACAGCTGAAGAACTACATCCAAATTGATGTCTACGGGAAAAACCATGCATCACTACCGAGAGACGAACAACACTACAAAACACTATCTGAGTATAAATTCTACCTCGCTTTCGAGAATTACAACCATGAAGATTATATCACGGAGAAGCTCTggcgcaattcatttttttcaggaTCGGTGCCAGTCGTTATGGGACCACCACGCAAGAACTACGAACGTTTCATAGTCCCAGACTCATTTATTCATGTTGATGATTTTTCATCACCCCAAGAACTGGCTTCCTACCTTATGAGTCTGGACAAGGATGACCAGAAGTATcatcaatattttaattggaggtCCAAATACAGTGTACCAAAACCACGACGATCTTGGGTAACTCAGTACTGTAAAGTATGTGGAGCAATAAAGGTGGCCCCTCCTTACAGGACATTTCCGAGTATTGCTGAGTGGTTCAAATAA